In Variovorax sp. OAS795, a single window of DNA contains:
- a CDS encoding ATP-binding cassette domain-containing protein produces the protein MNSPTPPPILRLDGVGFAYPGQPALASGWSASVGEGVTLLHGDTGSGKSTLLRVIAGTLPASGTLALAGASLAAAPSAYRRQVFFCDPATEAFDQVTARDCTAMLGEGDGAFDAALWQTLVEGFSLTAHIDKPMYMLSTGSKRKVWLAAALSSGRPLVLLDEPEGALDARSIGCLWKTIASRAARPGHAIVIASSARLGHVPQVRLAGCIELPLR, from the coding sequence ATGAATTCTCCGACGCCCCCTCCCATCCTCCGGCTCGACGGCGTGGGCTTTGCCTACCCGGGCCAGCCCGCGCTGGCATCGGGCTGGAGCGCCTCGGTGGGCGAAGGCGTCACGCTGCTCCATGGCGACACGGGCAGCGGAAAATCGACCCTGCTGCGCGTGATCGCGGGCACCCTGCCCGCTTCCGGCACGCTGGCGCTGGCGGGCGCAAGCCTCGCCGCCGCACCCTCCGCCTACAGGCGCCAGGTGTTCTTCTGCGATCCGGCCACCGAGGCGTTCGACCAGGTCACCGCGCGCGACTGCACGGCCATGCTGGGCGAGGGCGATGGGGCCTTCGATGCGGCGCTGTGGCAGACGCTGGTCGAAGGCTTCTCGCTCACCGCGCACATCGACAAGCCGATGTACATGCTCTCGACCGGGTCGAAGCGCAAGGTCTGGCTCGCCGCCGCGCTGTCTTCGGGCCGGCCGCTGGTGCTCTTGGACGAACCCGAAGGCGCGCTCGATGCGCGGTCGATCGGCTGCCTGTGGAAGACCATCGCATCGCGCGCGGCGCGCCCGGGCCATGCGATCGTCATTGCGAGCAGCGCGCGCCTCGGCCACGTGCCGCAGGTCCGGCTCGCCGGCTGCATCGAGCTGCCGCTTCGCTGA
- a CDS encoding glycosyltransferase family 4 protein, with protein MKIAQIAPLYEAVPPRLYGGTERVVAHLANALVDLGHEVTLFASAETQTRARLAPTRAQALRLDPAPLKSDLASHMSMLHEVRRRADEFDVLHFHVDLLHFPFFEHMAARTLTTLHGRLDIADLPGAYMRWKQYPLVSISRHQRKPLPFANWFATIAHGIDPAPYAFSPEPGGYLAFLGRISPEKRPDRAIAIATRAGVPLRIAAKVDAADARYFEREIRPLLDNPLVEFIGEIGDGDKAAFLGGARALLFPIDWPEPFGLVMIEAMACGTPVIGWRCGSVPEVIEHGVSGLIVDDEAQAVEAVHAVGALDRRRVRQAFELRFSAHAMASAYVAQYARLAGGSVLPPHGELCPEAA; from the coding sequence ATGAAGATCGCGCAGATCGCCCCCTTGTACGAAGCCGTGCCGCCACGGCTCTACGGCGGCACCGAACGGGTTGTCGCGCACCTGGCCAACGCGCTGGTCGACCTGGGCCACGAGGTCACGCTGTTCGCCTCCGCCGAAACGCAGACCCGGGCCCGGCTGGCGCCCACGCGCGCACAGGCCCTGCGCCTGGACCCGGCGCCGTTGAAGTCCGACCTGGCGAGCCACATGAGCATGCTGCACGAGGTGCGGCGGCGCGCGGACGAATTCGACGTGCTGCATTTCCATGTCGACCTGCTGCACTTCCCCTTCTTCGAGCACATGGCGGCCCGCACGCTCACCACGCTCCATGGCCGCCTGGACATCGCCGACCTGCCCGGCGCCTACATGCGCTGGAAGCAGTATCCGCTGGTGTCGATCTCGCGGCACCAGCGCAAGCCGCTGCCCTTTGCCAACTGGTTCGCGACCATTGCGCACGGGATCGACCCGGCGCCGTATGCGTTCTCGCCGGAGCCCGGCGGCTATCTCGCGTTCCTCGGCCGCATCTCGCCGGAGAAGCGGCCGGACCGCGCCATCGCTATCGCCACCCGGGCCGGCGTGCCGCTCAGGATCGCGGCCAAGGTCGATGCGGCCGACGCGCGCTATTTCGAGCGCGAGATCCGGCCGCTGCTGGACAACCCGCTGGTCGAGTTCATCGGCGAAATCGGCGATGGCGACAAGGCCGCTTTTCTCGGCGGTGCGCGCGCGCTGCTCTTTCCGATCGACTGGCCCGAGCCCTTCGGGCTCGTGATGATCGAGGCCATGGCCTGCGGCACGCCGGTGATCGGATGGCGCTGCGGCTCGGTGCCCGAAGTGATCGAGCATGGCGTGAGTGGGCTCATCGTCGACGACGAGGCCCAGGCCGTCGAGGCGGTGCATGCCGTGGGCGCGCTCGATCGCCGCCGCGTGCGGCAGGCGTTCGAGCTGCGGTTCTCGGCGCATGCGATGGCCAGCGCCTATGTCGCGCAGTACGCACGCCTTGCCGGCGGGAGCGTGCTGCCCCCCCACGGCGAGCTCTGCCCAGAGGCCGCATGA